The sequence ttatattttcgtatttaattttatgggtattgttatatttatttttattctactaatttataatatttatatacttttaacaGGACTGGCaacagaataataaaattggtcTGACAACATATTCGTTATTGTTAATATCCTTAACGTTCAATATGTTTTTACTATGCTATATTGGTGATCTGCTAATTGAAAAGGTATTTtgcgttatatttttattcgtaatctataatatcttattacgaaattttacCTATTATTTGCATCATTTACATTACAGAGTACTAACGTCGGAATATCCTGTTGCATGATAGATTGGTATCGCTTACCAGCCAAGTCAGTGCAAGACCTCGTTTTGATCATCGCAATGTCAAGTAATCCGGCAAAAATTAGCGCCGGTAGAATAGTTAATTTATCCTTGTCTACATTCGCAAgtgtaattttttacaaagattctaactatttaaaattgatttcagCTATTTATCTGTTGACAATTAAATGTAACTCTATCTTTACAGGTTCTAAAGACGTCATTCGCGTACTTAAATTTCCTCCGAACTGCCCTTGTgtagtaatttaataattgttcaaTTTCCCAATATTTAGTCGtagaatgataaataaaaaattatatcataaatatattcagtcctgtttaaatacttgatattctcaaatattattacaggTTATCcattgaatatattatttttatagtttgaTAATGATATATGACATTTTGATAAccgtatatgtataattgttTTCGCAGTAGCTTAACCAAATGGCAAAAAATCACGAGGAACATCGacatattgatatttatttactgaAATCATACTAAAATATCAGAGTAAAgacataatacattttatcatTGCTATTTAATTTCAGCCACGTAAATTGTTATGTCTATtacatttagaaatattttctccatATTAAGTGACAAAAGAAACCACATACAAATTccaaagtattttatttacttacttattttattactatttgcTACAAATATATACGCTATACTCTTTCTTAACACTACAAGTTCTTAATCGTTATGCACTTATTCTCCAACTCACGTCTCTCCACTCACGTCTAGACAGAAAGTTATACTATAGCTTCGCTATAATTTCAAACGTCCCCTTCTCTGATGGTAATCGATTTCAAAGTAATGAAAGAGATGCACGCACACAATATCACGAGCGCAAGCTTAACTTTCAATCAATGCTACTGGACTATCGTAATCAGTTGTTTTCGAGCTATCCGCGAATATGCATCTCTCTGTGCAACATAAGTGTGATTACACACCGCGAAACTTGTACTATAAGAAAGATATCGCTTATGTAACCAAACACAGCAAGTGGATCCTGCAATCCATTGGCATTTGGCCAGCAGTAGTAGGAgatgttacaaaatttctaccAAAAATCACAATTGCACTCagtaattttgtattactCTTCGCCATTATTCCATGCACTCTGCATATCatattcgaagaaaaagatgctataatgaaattaaaattatccgGTTTACTCAGTTTCTGTTGCATTTCGTTGATGAAATACTGGGCGCTCACCCTTCGCAAACCGAGGATCAAAGGCTGCATCGAACAGATGTGGATTGACTGGGAACAGGTCAGTGAATTAACACGTTCATCGATTCTCATTGATTTTcactaatttttcattcacgagaattgtatcattttaaattaaaatgaacaatgaaatatataattaatttctataccGTTGCGTAtcacaaaatataatacgtattttctttatcCTGTATATATACAATCATCATATGGTTATCATCGATGATCGACAACGTGTGAACGCGTCAATCAGAGAAAACGCTTGACttcgaaattttccatatctttggaaagataaataaattctaatatttctactacataagtttcatatttcttttatatttcattgaagTTAAACCGTTTAGTGTTTTGTTAAGGGGACGTCCCTACTGGCAGGTGGAACTACATAAGGATCgcgaaataatgttaaaatacgGGCGAATGGGTCGAAATCTGACGATAATCTGCGCCGTATTCATGTACACCGGTGGAACAATCTATCACTCGATTTTACAGTACGCGATCGGCACTTTTGTCGATGAACATAATCGTACAATCAAACCTCTGGTATATCCTACATATAGCGCATTGTACGACGTTCAGAGTAGCCCCATTTATGATCTAGTGTACGTTATTCACTGCATGTGTGGATACGTGATGTATTCCATAACTGCCGGTGCTTGTGGATTAGCCGCTCTTTTCGCAACACACACCTGTGGACAAATCGACATCATTATATCTCGATTGAATGATCTTGTTCGTGACGAATATATGAAAGAAACGCTTAATTTAAATGCGCGATTGATAGAAATTGTTGAACGTCATTTGCGAGTTTTAAGGTACAAACAAGtgataaatgtattaatattaatgtacataatataattaatataaagaagTCTTTATACATGTCAGTGAGTACAAAAATGGTACatgatattgtattataacCGATTATAGATTTTCGGCAGCAGTAGAAATGGTGCTACAAGAAGTATGCTTCCTAGAATTTATTGGATCCACCTGTATAATATGTCTACTcgaatattattgtataacggtgagtttctttttattttcattataatatcCTATAAATTCATGATTGCTTGTTTATAATAGGATTGGGAACAGAGTAATACCATCAGTCTTACAACATATACAATGTTACTAATATCTCTGacatttaacatatttatattgtgCTATATTGGTGAACTCCTAATAGAAAaggtatattttcataatttactaaaaaatacaatatactttaaaaaatcaaacCGTTTAAAATACTTCCATAATTTTTCCacttacaatattattaataaatttttatcaaatttaatttatagctgataatttatataaatatatagattaatGATTCCTTGAGATAAACTATTatcttttacaaaaatttattaataactggCTTAGAATAtgtacttattttttaatctattattctatttctGATTTTGATTATAGAGCAGTAGTGTTGGATTGTCTTGTTTCATGATCGACTGGTTTCGTTTACCGACTAAGACAATACACGgtcttattttaatcattgCTATGTCGAATAATCCGGTTAAAATTAGCGCAGGCAGGATAACTGATTTATCTTTATCAACTTTTGGAAGTGTAAGTgactaataatatttaactaatatttaaatatttacataatcgtggatttgaaaaatcatttatcgGTCATAAAAACTACTCTATCTTTGTAGGTTCTCAAATCGTCACTGgcgtatttaaatttcctcCGGACTActgttatgtaataatttattaatttttatgtacttttatagtatttctagtagagaaaataaaaaaataagacatagcaatattttttattatcttaatacaatttatgaCATAGTGTTACCCAGATGGTACTATGTGGTCGTTCATTATCAGCAGAATTATCAGCTTCTTAGCTAGTCGACCTTTAATTGAGAataaacatgaatattttcgttttatacaTTCATGATTTAAAATGTACAACTGGAAATGCAATTTACACATAATTCGTGTGCAATTGGTTGAAAtcttatactttatttatagtCAATACCATCAATCGATaacaaatgtaattatttcagtattctccgtttttttttttattattattattttattgcaattttacaatttgtccagtgggatatttggtaaaatattatatcttaaatatacatagcatgtggatggttacccccagcggggtaccatcttcgtgtttgttaggttatatcctttgtgtaTTTCTCCGTGACAGCATGATAAGAATCTTTCTTAGTTCTTATTGTCTTCAAACTTGACATTTCACAAAAGTAAAACGTTAAACAACGTTTATTGCATAATATACAACAACAATGTACATTTGTAtgtcatatatgtattttgtgtATAGATAATagcaaagagaaaatttttgtatgctaatagtattgtagtttataattttatatttaataaaataacgtaaaaacattttttaagtgttacagtaaaatataacgtaatgaaaaGTTAGTAACAATATGTTACAAAACCTAACATAAATTGTATTGAAATCTATATTGTTTCAGCAAAATATTATGATACaggtatattataaaaaaaatatattaacaagaTGGCAGAAAAAACAACAGTGGGAGGCATACCGATTGAATGTTTAACTGGAGAACCTGCAATTATTTGGTCTGGTTGGCGTATATTAGGGGACAGAGAACTTGTTAGAGAAGCCTCTGCAAAAGGCACTCACATTAATCTTGCTTATAAATGTCTAGCTTATAGAAGAAGATGTTCTATCGAAGATGCTCAGCATTATTTCAACAAAGAAGTTGAAACTTGGATTATAGAACTTCTAAAGAAACATCAAATTTACAGGGCCTcccatattttaaataatatggtatataaaattttaagtacTGACAAgcaatatattattctttacaTTAATGTAGTTCTTTTATAGGACAAAAATCCAGTggaatatatattcaaaatttgtgTAAACTGCAAGGATTTtacattaagaaattatttatcagaaTATCTAATAAGTGTTGCACACTTTGAAAATGAATACATAGATTCatggaatataataaaaagtattgtagaatttgaacaaaaatatatgtaagtttcttcataaataattagtttaaaTAGATCAAAAGGTAAGAAATACCATTTGTTTAGGGTTGAAGATGGCTTGAGCTCTTCTTTATGTATAGaggatattataaaattaccaGAAGATATAAAACAAGCATTATGtactgaattatatttttctataactgAACAATctctttcaaaaaatataactaaTATTATGCTATGGGATTATTTACtgtcaaataataaaattgaactaATGAGATTTTGGATTGACATTTACTATGGCAGTGATACAATAGAAGAAGTAAATGAAGTTAATGAAGAATACAAGTCGTTGTTTCATACTTTGGATATAGTACCAGATATGATTGAAGCTATTGATTCTTCAGATGCCAGTACTCTTATAAAAGATCTAGCTAAAAATCATTTATGTAGGTAAGtccatataaaatacatttatgaaatatatttaaatatttaaatatttatttactaatatttaatatataggTATGGCGTATTTGTAGAGAGAGAACAACgtgatgtaaaattattactagCACGTATATATGCCAGTGCAATGACAATATCagaatttaatacaatattatcatataaatcttgtaatattaataaaactgaatttatgaagaaaatCGACAAAGAATTGTGTCTTGCACATTGCTTGAGTGAAACAAGTACTCAGGAAGATGAAACCAAGATCATTGAATTGTATGATGTATTGACAAAAATGTGTGAAAATCAAGAACCGTTACAAGATATATTAACagaaggaatttttaaaacaatttactaTCTTTCTGACGATGTAACCGAATATTTgaagcaaaattatttaatagttttagtattgatattttcataccAGTCTAGAGAAAGTGCAATATGCAATCAAGATAAAGACACAGTACTAAAAGAAATTactctaaaaaatatatttacaagtaAAAATCCTCTGCAATTATGCAACTATGATATTTCGAATGAAGTTCTTCAGAATACATTAAAACAAGTGACAATTCTTGAATccattataaaaaaagaaccaAAGAACAAAGTTACAATGTATGAATTATTAGAtggttacaaaaatttaaacgttaaacaattatataagTGGCGTTTTAATAATGAACCAATGCCTCATTTTTCTAATGATActcttgttaaaaaatatggatATACAGAAgatttaacatataaatacTATTTGAAAGAAGCCCGTCCTAATATGGCTATATTTAGCTTAAAACATTCCCAAGGAAAACTAATTGGAAATGTTTCTTCCAGAAGgtaaagaagaattatatagtaattcatgtatttatgtatttcagaatatattatgcatattTGTACTACACTTATAGGAAATATAAAGCGGCTCTGTACGCGCATAGTCTTGCCTTACGAAATTTAGAGAAACCtgaaattttacatacttGTATTTCTTTCATGGAAATATTAGGTATTGATTCAGAAAATTTAAGGCTGCATATAACCGtggcaaattatatttataaacagaTTAATATTCCTATTGGTAATTATGTTCATtggatatttattagaattgaTAATCATAGGtcttcaatatattttttaattaacaggAAATTtactagaaaatataatatacaaaaatgaaaatgatttaatgACTGTAATGTCTTATCTTGAAAGTAGTTTTCAAACAAGTTGCactgaaaattcaattaatgaTAGTCAAGAGTTcgtaaatgtattaaaaatatgggATGTTATTGTACGATTTGCAGCAGCACACAACTTTGCTTTCCCAATcagctttttaaaatttttagcaAGTAAAAATCACTGGTTTGAATTTGTATTAGTTTGTCACATCTTTAATTATCCCCTGAACCAGGTAATAATTttgagttttaattaatttatacaaggtttctaaaattaaaaaaaaaatatcctcTTCATTGCTTCTAGATATTGGAAAATACAGAACATTTTGAAGACACAATTCTTAGAGAACATTTATTAACTTGTTTGAGTAATATTCAACTCACTAAATCTCAATTAGCTGTATGTAATgaacaaaagataaaatcaCGAGATGTTAGACAatcattatattacaaaattggaGTTAAACAAAGTGTAAGTAGTAAATGTCATATAttcaaaacatattttattaaatactacattatattgttattaaataggGATCACCCAGTTATGATTCACCAGTCTCAGCAGATTTAGCAAGCACTTATGATTCTCATAATATAAGTGAATATACTGTAAATGATAACATTTGTTCTCCAAATGATGATTTGTGGTTGATTATATTGAAATGTCACCAAAGCCCAGATCCACCTGGTGCTTTAATCAATTCATCCCGGTTAACTTCAAAGCCTTTCCTTATAGTTTTAGCATCCTGTTATgaggtattttatatattagtaatttcatatttttctcaactataaaattttccagGACATACCATGCTTTTCTtattgaatatcttttttagCCATCTTCAATTGCAGCATATTGTTATTCATGGATGGTAATATCTACCACagataaagaaattctttctaaTTATAAAGAATGTTTAGAACAACAAGTATGGACAGCTAACCAAGTTTATAACTTATTGGATCAAATGGTAACATATGGATATATTACTATTGTTAGTAAagcttataaaatttttatgccTGTAAGTATACTTTACCTTTATATGAATATCCtgttttatcttattttcctAATACAGTTTGATTGTAGGAAAGTctcttcaatttattttttgactTTCTCATAGAATGTGTAATTTATGGTGATCTTAAAAGTTGCcaacaaaaattattggatTTTAAAGCACAATGTGTAGATCTAAAATGTAATGTATGTATCAAGCACTATTTCACTATTTAACAATTacgtgaaataatatgaaaattacgtatttttcaGGAAGCTATAGATTGGAATTGCTCAGATGCCACatacttgaataatttatactgGATTGCAATTGTTACAATTAAATGCCTTATTGCAACACTCGCTCATGGTCTAAGAAGTACACATctccaaataaaatttctcgaaattttgataaaatgtaacatttataagaattttccAGGTACTGCTATCttgtatgaattattatttcaataattgatAATGAACATCAGACATAAACTAATTTCCTTGTTCATTACAGGTTTCGTTCCAATCTTTCCATTTTTGCTAcaagttataaaaattcttcaaaaaacCAATGTCACATTAAATTTTGCGGCATTTACGGTATCAGacaatgtatataattttgatacagAAATTCATAGGTGCATTAATGATTTAATAAGAACTGAAGATTATACTAGtgcattaaaattatcaaatgtaGCGGGATTTAATTCGTCTGAAATAATCTTAGCTCAGgtattatcttattttttatataagtaCAAGTTTTCAtcgttgatattttaattattaatcctTTTAGTGCcgaagtaaatttaaatattatatacaaaaaaatgagaaaattgaagataatttTTGGAACGAATGTGcactaaattttaaaaaatacaacattTCATATGAAAAAGCAGCAGAATTTTTTGTTGAGCATGCTGAAAAAGTTACTTCTCATAAAGAAAggtatatgatattttttatctagAGACATCAATGACATATAGATTTaatcaaatatgaaatatatgttttaacagatatgaaatattaaaactagCTTTTGAAACCTTAAAGAATATTGAAACAGAGCAACAAGATATTGATGTTCTTGAAACAGCTATGTGGAAATCATGTATTTTAGCAGGTCCTGAAAATGTGCAATTAGATGATGGACCTTATATcttcaataaactaaaaacAGAATTGTTATCAGGactaaataaattgaaatttggcTATACCTTAAGTAACATACAAGAGAAAAATGCAattgaaagtttaattaatacattaattgaCTTAGGTAAACTGGATACAGCATTAAGAAtaagtacaatttttaattacaaacataaggtaaatttcattaaaccttcattaataaatatgtattaactattttaattgtaattgtagGATTTACAAATTCTGATGTTATGTTTGAGTTTAGCAGAAGgtgaaatttcaccaaatgatttaaatattgaacaaCAAAGTCTTCTGAAAGAAGTAAATAAGAATAAGCAACAAAAATACAATGCCTTAAAGAATCGTGGTTTACAAAGattttcttcagtttcttcATGTATgtctaatttatattttcattgcaacaaattattaactagcacatatttataacaaaacttTGATTACAGTGATCACTTCAATCAGTACTGaaatgaataaactaaaacATGAAGATGTTCATGGAATACAAATGGAGTGTTTatcaattttagaaaaattacttaatatcCTGGAACATGGAGTAGACATATGTCTTCGcattgtattatgttataaattagCCATGCAACTGGAGAAAAGTTATCAGTTCTTGTTAATGTTAAACAATccaattgaatttttacaagaaattacagaaagtgataatattaaaaataaatctgaaattattaatgatatagTTATTGCATACAAAATAAACAATGATAATGTTGCAACATTTTTGGCTGAAAATATTACTCTAAATATTAACCGTGCAGTAGAAGGTATgtaatgatattataaatttatacacaaCTATAAAAAGTTTGCTTTTGTAGGTGGATATGAAAATAACGTTTGCTTGTGGGGATATTccttaaatacaaattttcgtgTTATTATGGAACTATGCAATGATGTTTCACTCCTTGGTTGGAAACTCTTAAAAACGGCAAATAAATTGCTTGGACATTCTCATGGCGAAAAAACAAGCGgtactataataaaatataattatcattacaTTCCTATAAtaactaaatttattattaaaacctTTTCTATTGTTTAGCATTTACTCTGAAGACGATTGCAGAATTATTAATACGTGCTCATGATTGTTTTACAACTTCCTGCAATATGGAAGGGATAGCATCGGTATTATGTAAATGTCAAATTTTCGCAAATGTTTTGCAGAATCTTAAGTACTGGACATTACTAGTACGttattttacaagaattaaataaacaaaattttatacactgtacttaaaaaatatataatatcaaacaattttagGTACGTCTTGTAACAGGTGTTGGTCGTTTCACAGAaatgaattatgtatttcaaattttaaaagaaaatgatcagtttgaatttttacttgGAAAAGGACTAAATAAGGTTTCTTTACgcttcttatttttctaaatacatatataaatactatatacaatattatattaaacatgtTACAGGTAATAGGTCTAGAAACAGCAATTTTGGAATTCCTGAAGCGTCATTGTCCTGAAAATAAAGAACTTTTTACTCTGGTAGCTTTACATTTTCGACTATATCATGAACTAGCACATATGTGGAAAAATGAAGcgaaagatataattaatacaataatatcagATGCTACAAAAGATCATATGAAATTGCAAAGTACTGTTCAAcatgaaaaaaaattcatcaaaactgaaaatattctgaaacaGTTACACTTAGCTGTTACTAATTATACTCACGCAACAGAATACTATTTACAGGTAAAACATTATCTagattatttgtataaataaaaatttataatatggaTATGTTATAGgctaataaattaaatcttgCTAATCAATGTTCTGATCAAGTACAATTAGTTGCTCTCCAACTTTCACTTTTTAATACTGTGTCTTATAATCAACAAGTAATCTGTATACTTAATTTAAAACCTGGAGATATTGATAAAGTATTATGTCATAACTTAAGCTTCTCTCAAGCTTTTATTGTCATTCATGCATATAATCATCACGTAGATTGGGCTAATCTGATTTATAGCCATTGTATAttaaatggagaaaaaaaatatttgaaagattttataGCAGTAAATAAGCTCACCCCTGGTCTTGTAAGAAATTGTGTACGCAGGCAAGTTAACTattgttttaaagaaataatttatttttgaatatttctttccattttaatcgttattaactttattataGGTACAGACTGGAAAAAAGCATTACTCATACTATGACAGataacatgaaaatattaatttctgaattGTCAGATGTGGagtgtaaatatgtattagcCAGTCAATTGGGATTTAAAGGTATTGTAGAAACAATGCTCAATAATCCTATGATAGGTGCATATCTAAAAGACACTGTATGGAAAAAAGGATATAatgctatttaaatattttcattaaactaTATATTCCTTATAAACATTCATAAACGTTGTAACATCCAAagtgtatatgtatgtttttattactgtttttgaataaataaatatgtttttatatatttatattgtcaccaaatttctttattttttcaactCGGAATATATAGGGCGACCCCACTGTGTgtataaacttttaattatacttaaaaacaacagaattatttattgagCTTCATATTTCTaatgtacaatttaatatgtataatgtaaaatttaagacAATAATTAtggataaaaatgtatgttataaaaaaatcttaTGGCATAGTCAAACAGAAAAAGCAGCAGTTCTTAAATTGgacgtatatataaaaaaacacgaacaaaaattcggaaaaatattattccaaaaaATGTTGTCACGAAAACAACTAAAATTACTGAGACTTATGCATAAATTAATGAGAGCTATCGAGAAAGCAGAGATTGATAAACAACAaggtacaattttataattttttcagatattattttaaaatttcattattttttttagcaTTTCAATTGCTAAAGGCATCTAACGATGCAATAAAAACAACGATTTCTACATTTCAAGATTCAATGAAACGATACAAAGAAAGCGTGAAAACGGAATTTGCAAAACTCGATTGTTTAAGTACAAATCGACTTTTAAGtattaattgtacatatacataatttatcaatGTTGAACAAGTATATCATAAGATAcctaaaagtaaaatatttttttaactattattattattttaattattatctatcattttattttatttaaatgaaagatGCTGGagcaatataattaaataaaatttattataaatcaatacAACATTAGCATTTTATGCATATTACagtattattactttttatttcaaaagtgtcattaattcaaataaaattgaaggAGGAGAACTACTTCAATTCCAAGAAGACTatgttgtaaatatatatctacatatttcataaaatgtaattatatttttacaaatgatacataaaatatttatttaagatttatttcgttgagatagatataatatatcaatataatatataaatgtcaaTTCATATTACGAAAAAAATGATGATATGGATTTATGATTCTTatgagaatttaaaatatttgcatttaatcGACGTTTAATAGAATTGGTATCTATATCACTTgtattttccttcctttttatatttgtagtaTGTAATACTGAATTATTTAAGTTCCATTGCAGACTTTCAGCCACATGAAAATCACAATGTTcctgatattttaatataggTATCATTTGATAACATTTTAAACATTGTTTAGAAGGAACTTCAATTGAGTTAGATgagttttttttaattaggaaACTAGAAATATCATtatctcttcttccttttgaAGCGTtggttttagatttattttttcccttcaacattttcactatagtttcttttgaaatatcctttttactttctgttttcatatataattttgctttttcttgtaaatatGAAGGTAACAATACAACTACAGTAGGATCAATATTACTCAAAtcaggaaatatttcttctagtTGTATATCTTGTTCATTaatcattttgttattttcatttaattttatatttgaagaagTTGGCccattttccatttcattgtttgtatacattttatcaCTATTCTCCTTCATATTCAAATCCAGTTTTTCGTCAAAAttacttttctcattttttacactatcttcatttacattttcaaactcaatatctatatttacattgtCGTTTAATTCAATCAACCTAATATCATTTACATgtgtatcttttaaattactttcttttgGGTTGAaaacattcataaaaaatgattcCTTAAAATCATTTTGATCTAAGGGATCattcaaattaaaacaatttgtcttcttttcataaaatgtttttattttatttccttcatttaatgaattgattaaattatttaatcttctGGAAGTAGGAGACCAAtctgtttttatattacaacTTTGTTCACCTAATTGTGCACTTATTCTAGAACATTTTTTCCCAACATGTTTTAGTTTATTACTTAATGCATTGTTAATTTCATCACTATTAGAATctacattaataattttatcgacatctaaatcactttttattttcttagtaatattttctactgAATATATACTTTCTACTTTCGTATTTTCTGTTTGTGCATCTATTCTCTTATGAGGCTCTGATTCGTttgatttaaagaaattccGAAAATTTCCGCTACCTTTAGCTGCTATAAATTTACCAGCTGATATACCTAAATATGCAATTGGACATTGTGTTGACTTAGATATGATTTGTACACAACGAATTGCCATATTTCCTGgtttatatgaatttaaagTACATGAACGTGATTGTGATACTGTAGCCTTATTTTGATAAT comes from Bombus pyrosoma isolate SC7728 linkage group LG2, ASM1482585v1, whole genome shotgun sequence and encodes:
- the LOC122573249 gene encoding uncharacterized protein LOC122573249, with amino-acid sequence MYNVKFKTIIMDKNVCYKKILWHSQTEKAAVLKLDVYIKKHEQKFGKILFQKMLSRKQLKLLRLMHKLMRAIEKAEIDKQQAFQLLKASNDAIKTTISTFQDSMKRYKESVKTEFAKLDCLSTNRLLSINCTYT
- the LOC122573235 gene encoding DNApol-eta isoform X1, translated to MANSSNDRVVVLIDMDCFFCQVETKLQPEYAGKPLAVVQYNQWKLGGIIAVNYEAREYGITRHMRGEEAKEKCPDVVLASVPCFRGKADTSRYRSAGREVINVIKKHCNIIERASVDEAYLDITDLVCKRMSTYSISLNHLVTQLSNTFVVGYSEVGKNDEEERSKGTKTWIMNVFENLEDIKAQKLAIAGLIVEEIRADIFDKTGFRCSAGIAGNKILAKLACGLHKPNRQTILPTTAVSTLYSTLPIKKVRNLGGKFGDVVVESLNCNVMGDLVQYSLQYLQKRFDEKTGLWLYNIARGIDNEPVNIRLVSKSIGACKKFPGRQAIISLDVLEHWAGELSAEVCERLEQDLEENERRATLMTICYQYYQNKATVSQSRSCTLNSYKPGNMAIRCVQIISKSTQCPIAYLGISAGKFIAAKGSGNFRNFFKSNESEPHKRIDAQTENTKVESIYSVENITKKIKSDLDVDKIINVDSNSDEINNALSNKLKHVGKKCSRISAQLGEQSCNIKTDWSPTSRRLNNLINSLNEGNKIKTFYEKKTNCFNLNDPLDQNDFKESFFMNVFNPKESNLKDTHVNDIRLIELNDNVNIDIEFENVNEDSVKNEKSNFDEKLDLNMKENSDKMYTNNEMENGPTSSNIKLNENNKMINEQDIQLEEIFPDLSNIDPTVVVLLPSYLQEKAKLYMKTESKKDISKETIVKMLKGKNKSKTNASKGRRDNDISSFLIKKNSSNSIEVPSKQCLKCYQMIPILKYQEHCDFHVAESLQWNLNNSVLHTTNIKRKENTSDIDTNSIKRRLNANILNSHKNHKSISSFFS
- the LOC122573235 gene encoding DNApol-eta isoform X2; this encodes MMKPLYGMDLEERSKGTKTWIMNVFENLEDIKAQKLAIAGLIVEEIRADIFDKTGFRCSAGIAGNKILAKLACGLHKPNRQTILPTTAVSTLYSTLPIKKVRNLGGKFGDVVVESLNCNVMGDLVQYSLQYLQKRFDEKTGLWLYNIARGIDNEPVNIRLVSKSIGACKKFPGRQAIISLDVLEHWAGELSAEVCERLEQDLEENERRATLMTICYQYYQNKATVSQSRSCTLNSYKPGNMAIRCVQIISKSTQCPIAYLGISAGKFIAAKGSGNFRNFFKSNESEPHKRIDAQTENTKVESIYSVENITKKIKSDLDVDKIINVDSNSDEINNALSNKLKHVGKKCSRISAQLGEQSCNIKTDWSPTSRRLNNLINSLNEGNKIKTFYEKKTNCFNLNDPLDQNDFKESFFMNVFNPKESNLKDTHVNDIRLIELNDNVNIDIEFENVNEDSVKNEKSNFDEKLDLNMKENSDKMYTNNEMENGPTSSNIKLNENNKMINEQDIQLEEIFPDLSNIDPTVVVLLPSYLQEKAKLYMKTESKKDISKETIVKMLKGKNKSKTNASKGRRDNDISSFLIKKNSSNSIEVPSKQCLKCYQMIPILKYQEHCDFHVAESLQWNLNNSVLHTTNIKRKENTSDIDTNSIKRRLNANILNSHKNHKSISSFFS